A single genomic interval of Metasolibacillus fluoroglycofenilyticus harbors:
- a CDS encoding o-succinylbenzoate--CoA ligase has translation MQPNWIRQRAYLTPNRIGLRFEEQSWTFQQLHEEALYKAGQLATLAKQGGRVAILAPSTPELIKVIYGCMHLQLEMVLLNGRLSAEELAYQIEDAQVTVVLAAASEVHKLPQNIEFVTFEQLMSVQAVEVEIASTWSEEQTVSIMYTSGTTGFPKGVRQTVKNHSMSAISSALNLGTTEQDVWLCTVPIFHISGFSILMRSLLYGATVSLYEKFDAMACVQEIVEGHVTNISLVSVMLERVISEMERLQVQAHPNFKILLAGGGLIPVDYLQRAAKVQLPVVQTYGMTETASQTATLASADALRKIGSAGKPLFFNEVRIQGTEEPFVEGEICIRGPHVTPGYIGRFAERSSTENGWLLTGDIGYLDDEGYLYVVDRRADLIISGGENIYPAEIENALLAHPNVLEAGVCGIADDKWGQVPIAFIIQKQAVSEEELRAFCEHKLASYKLPKRFYFVESLPRNGSNKLLRRKLKELL, from the coding sequence ATGCAGCCAAATTGGATTAGGCAACGCGCATATTTAACACCGAATCGCATTGGACTTCGCTTCGAAGAGCAGAGCTGGACTTTTCAGCAATTGCATGAAGAAGCATTATATAAAGCAGGACAGTTGGCAACGCTTGCGAAGCAGGGGGGGCGAGTAGCAATTTTAGCTCCCTCTACGCCAGAGCTTATTAAAGTGATTTATGGGTGTATGCATTTGCAGTTAGAGATGGTGCTTTTAAATGGGCGTTTGTCAGCGGAGGAGCTTGCTTATCAAATTGAGGATGCGCAAGTAACAGTCGTATTGGCGGCAGCAAGCGAAGTACATAAATTACCGCAAAATATAGAGTTTGTTACATTTGAGCAGCTTATGAGCGTGCAGGCGGTTGAAGTCGAGATTGCGTCTACTTGGTCAGAGGAACAAACTGTTTCGATTATGTATACTTCTGGTACGACAGGCTTTCCGAAAGGTGTGCGTCAAACTGTAAAAAATCATAGTATGAGTGCCATTAGCTCGGCATTAAATTTAGGAACTACAGAGCAGGATGTATGGCTTTGTACTGTACCTATTTTTCATATTAGTGGCTTTTCCATTTTAATGCGCTCATTGCTGTATGGAGCAACTGTCAGCTTATATGAAAAATTTGATGCGATGGCTTGCGTACAAGAAATAGTTGAGGGACATGTGACAAATATTTCTCTTGTCTCAGTAATGCTTGAGCGTGTTATAAGTGAAATGGAACGCTTGCAAGTGCAAGCACACCCCAACTTCAAAATACTGCTTGCGGGTGGTGGTTTGATACCAGTTGATTATTTACAGCGCGCCGCGAAAGTGCAATTACCTGTTGTGCAAACATATGGTATGACAGAAACCGCATCGCAAACAGCAACGCTTGCTAGCGCTGATGCACTACGCAAAATTGGCTCAGCAGGAAAGCCGCTATTTTTTAATGAGGTGCGCATTCAAGGTACAGAGGAACCATTTGTGGAGGGAGAAATTTGCATCCGAGGCCCTCATGTCACACCGGGCTATATTGGGCGTTTTGCTGAACGTTCAAGCACTGAAAACGGCTGGCTACTAACAGGTGATATAGGCTATTTAGATGATGAAGGCTATTTATATGTGGTCGATCGCCGCGCTGATTTAATTATTTCTGGTGGGGAAAATATTTATCCAGCAGAAATTGAAAATGCTTTACTAGCACATCCAAATGTATTAGAAGCTGGTGTTTGTGGTATAGCAGATGATAAATGGGGACAAGTACCGATTGCCTTTATTATACAAAAACAAGCTGTAAGTGAAGAGGAGTTACGTGCATTTTGCGAGCATAAGCTTGCAAGCTATAAGCTACCAAAGCGATTTTATTTTGTTGAAAGCTTACCACGCAATGGCTCTAACAAGCTGTTGAGAAGAAAATTGAAGGAATTATTGTAA
- a CDS encoding response regulator transcription factor, which produces MRKILVVDDDQHILQLVKLHLQAWHYDIICAANGVEALQQMTEDVDLAVVDVMMPEMDGLQLTKELKEEWEIPVLLLTAKGQLEDKREGFTVGADDYVVKPFEPDELLFRIQAILRRYDKPTEAAIEIGDLVIDRRTLQVVKGQTKLVLPLKEFELLAILASRAQIFQRDYLMEQVWGLDYESDDTLNTHIKRLREKLVRLDSTVQITTVRGVGYQLEVVQ; this is translated from the coding sequence ATGCGAAAAATTTTAGTTGTAGATGATGACCAACATATTTTACAGTTAGTGAAACTGCATTTACAAGCATGGCATTATGATATTATCTGTGCTGCAAATGGGGTTGAAGCATTACAACAAATGACAGAGGATGTCGATTTAGCAGTTGTTGATGTGATGATGCCAGAGATGGATGGTCTACAATTAACGAAAGAACTAAAAGAGGAATGGGAAATCCCAGTATTATTATTAACAGCTAAAGGGCAGTTGGAGGACAAGCGAGAAGGCTTTACTGTTGGAGCGGATGATTATGTTGTAAAGCCCTTTGAGCCGGACGAATTATTATTCCGCATACAAGCGATTTTAAGGCGCTATGATAAGCCGACGGAGGCAGCAATTGAAATTGGGGATTTAGTGATTGATAGGCGTACATTGCAAGTTGTGAAAGGTCAAACGAAGCTTGTTTTACCATTAAAGGAGTTTGAATTACTTGCTATTCTTGCAAGCAGAGCGCAAATTTTTCAGCGAGATTATTTAATGGAGCAAGTGTGGGGGCTTGATTATGAAAGTGATGATACGTTAAATACACATATTAAACGATTGCGTGAAAAGCTTGTACGCCTTGACAGTACAGTGCAAATTACAACAGTTCGTGGCGTAGGCTATCAGCTTGAGGTAGTGCAATGA
- a CDS encoding sensor histidine kinase: MKIYSTLYFKYIVVALAIMFLSGVLALLATNTYYHRVIKEQNDTKNVAIVQEMTEYIKENEQLNLEAYLQTIASIGYQLYVIDAEGQAAFYGSDFRLTALDDSVKQAVIEGQIYHGMRDYPRQLFITGFFANDLTNSVGVPFQYKGDKYALFARPDIRLLFNEMHVVLGNMMLISLVASLAAILLAAWYLVKPIRALTAATKQIAKEDYDVAIEIARTDELGLLAKSFNKMAQDLKQQDETRKSFIRNISHDLQTPLQNIHGYANLLKNKQLTDENRLHYADIIEAETSRLSSLTRQLLLLNSLDELVYKRRQTTVNITQQIERAVLKSQWMIEQKELAIWLQLDEAIFHGDETLLENIWENLIANAIKYNRQGGEINIKLVNEPTVITLEISDTGIGIRQEHLQHIFKRFYRVDEARQTKGTGLGLAIVQEVVHFYNGQIAINSKENEGTTITIQLPK; the protein is encoded by the coding sequence ATGAAAATATATTCTACTTTATATTTTAAATATATTGTAGTGGCACTTGCAATTATGTTTCTCAGTGGCGTTCTGGCATTACTTGCGACAAATACGTATTATCACCGTGTTATTAAAGAACAAAATGATACGAAAAATGTAGCCATTGTTCAAGAAATGACCGAATATATTAAAGAAAACGAGCAGTTAAACTTAGAGGCATATTTGCAAACAATTGCTAGTATCGGTTATCAACTATATGTAATAGACGCAGAGGGGCAGGCTGCATTTTACGGTAGTGATTTTCGTTTGACCGCGCTTGATGATAGCGTAAAGCAGGCTGTTATTGAAGGGCAAATTTACCACGGAATGCGTGATTACCCACGTCAGCTTTTTATTACTGGTTTTTTTGCTAATGATTTAACGAATTCCGTAGGCGTGCCATTCCAATATAAGGGTGATAAATATGCATTGTTTGCACGCCCTGATATACGCCTGCTATTTAATGAAATGCATGTTGTGCTTGGGAATATGATGCTGATTTCTTTAGTTGCTAGTTTAGCTGCTATTTTGCTTGCAGCATGGTATTTGGTAAAGCCGATTCGAGCTTTAACGGCTGCGACAAAGCAAATAGCAAAGGAGGATTACGATGTAGCAATTGAAATTGCACGCACAGATGAACTTGGATTATTAGCGAAAAGCTTTAATAAAATGGCACAAGATTTAAAGCAGCAAGACGAAACACGTAAAAGCTTTATTCGCAATATTTCTCATGATTTACAAACGCCGCTACAAAACATTCATGGCTATGCCAATCTGTTAAAAAATAAGCAGCTAACAGATGAAAACCGCCTGCATTATGCGGATATTATTGAAGCGGAAACGAGCCGTCTTTCAAGCTTAACAAGACAGTTACTCCTGTTAAATTCGCTAGATGAACTTGTCTATAAAAGACGGCAAACGACCGTAAATATTACACAGCAAATTGAGCGAGCGGTGCTGAAAAGTCAGTGGATGATTGAGCAAAAAGAGTTGGCTATATGGCTACAACTGGATGAAGCGATTTTTCATGGTGATGAAACATTGCTCGAAAATATTTGGGAAAATCTTATTGCAAACGCCATTAAATATAATCGACAGGGTGGAGAAATTAATATTAAATTGGTAAATGAGCCAACTGTAATTACGCTAGAAATTTCTGATACAGGCATCGGTATTCGACAGGAGCATTTACAGCATATTTTTAAGCGCTTTTACCGAGTGGATGAGGCGAGACAAACGAAGGGGACAGGCCTAGGGCTAGCGATTGTTCAAGAGGTCGTTCATTTTTATAACGGTCAAATTGCAATAAATAGTAAAGAAAATGAGGGCACGACAATAACGATTCAATTGCCAAAATAG
- the yidD gene encoding membrane protein insertion efficiency factor YidD: protein MKHPFIWLIKFYRKYISPMTPPSCRFHPTCSSYGLEAFQKHGAIKGFILTTMRILKCHPLHPGGFDPVPEKWPSKKK, encoded by the coding sequence ATGAAGCATCCTTTTATTTGGTTAATTAAATTTTATCGCAAATATATTTCACCTATGACGCCTCCTTCTTGTCGCTTTCATCCAACTTGCTCAAGCTACGGACTTGAAGCGTTCCAAAAGCATGGAGCAATAAAAGGATTTATTTTAACAACAATGCGCATACTAAAATGCCATCCACTCCATCCAGGTGGCTTTGATCCCGTGCCTGAAAAGTGGCCTTCGAAAAAAAAATAA
- a CDS encoding transposase produces MNKYKMYVSITDLTCSHIPNLSSNEFKVELEPAIARIFTKLFNQINGLEGHNLWRAHLPYIPYHYDELNHDIDTRLKKIYALLHEFGDNHTKEFVEQLPYFKLKG; encoded by the coding sequence ATGAATAAATACAAAATGTATGTATCGATAACTGATTTGACATGTAGCCATATTCCGAATTTATCGTCCAATGAATTTAAGGTGGAACTAGAGCCTGCTATTGCTCGCATTTTTACAAAGCTTTTCAATCAAATCAATGGTCTTGAAGGTCATAATTTATGGCGAGCACATTTACCTTATATACCTTACCATTATGATGAATTAAATCATGATATTGATACACGATTAAAAAAAATTTATGCGTTACTGCATGAATTCGGTGATAATCATACGAAGGAATTTGTTGAGCAGTTACCATATTTCAAGCTTAAGGGATAA
- a CDS encoding metal ABC transporter solute-binding protein, Zn/Mn family has protein sequence MKKFIYFFLLAILALLAACGSEDQKASSNSLTVYTTVYPLQYFAERIGEDFVQVESIYPAGANEHTFEPTQKDMMALADAELFFYIGQGLEGFVENAKKTLANEHVKLVATADNITDEQFHISTGHVHAEDEEDHDHEHDEEHGDHEEHGHHEHDTHVWLSPVLSKELALSIKNELVDMLPEQQELFTKNYEELASELDTLHADFEAMAKQTTMKTFFVSHAAFGYIAGHYGFNQIPVAGLNSQSEPSQKQLAAIVDLAKEENISYIFFEQNVSSNLTTVIQKEVGAEALTLHNLSVLTKEDIKNNENYFTLMQHNIEQLAKALQ, from the coding sequence ATGAAAAAATTTATTTACTTTTTTTTATTAGCAATCCTTGCGTTGCTAGCAGCATGTGGCAGTGAAGACCAGAAAGCATCTAGTAATTCTTTAACTGTTTATACGACTGTTTACCCGTTACAATATTTTGCCGAGCGCATCGGCGAAGATTTTGTGCAGGTGGAGTCTATTTATCCTGCTGGAGCGAATGAACATACATTCGAGCCGACACAAAAAGATATGATGGCACTAGCAGACGCTGAACTATTCTTTTATATTGGACAGGGCTTAGAAGGCTTTGTTGAAAACGCTAAAAAAACATTAGCGAATGAGCATGTTAAATTAGTTGCTACAGCCGACAATATAACGGATGAGCAGTTCCACATTTCCACAGGTCATGTGCATGCAGAGGATGAAGAGGACCATGACCACGAGCATGATGAGGAGCATGGAGACCACGAAGAACATGGTCATCATGAGCATGATACACATGTATGGCTATCACCTGTTCTATCAAAGGAGCTTGCATTATCAATCAAAAATGAGCTTGTTGACATGTTGCCAGAGCAGCAAGAGCTTTTCACAAAAAATTATGAGGAACTAGCTTCGGAGCTTGATACACTGCATGCCGATTTTGAAGCAATGGCCAAGCAAACAACAATGAAAACATTTTTTGTATCCCATGCGGCGTTCGGCTATATAGCAGGTCATTATGGCTTTAATCAAATTCCTGTTGCTGGCCTAAACTCCCAAAGTGAGCCGTCACAAAAGCAATTAGCGGCAATCGTTGATTTAGCTAAAGAAGAAAACATTAGCTATATTTTCTTCGAACAAAATGTTTCTTCAAATTTAACAACGGTCATCCAAAAAGAGGTCGGAGCAGAGGCATTAACATTGCATAATTTAAGTGTTTTAACGAAGGAAGATATTAAAAACAATGAAAACTACTTCACTTTAATGCAGCATAATATTGAGCAATTAGCCAAGGCATTGCAATAA